The Gemmatimonadota bacterium genome contains a region encoding:
- the mazF gene encoding endoribonuclease MazF — protein sequence MVKPDGYVPQRGDAVWINFNPQAGHEQAGRRPAVVLSPGAYNGKTHLAILCPITNQVKGYPFEVAIPAGLDVTGIILSDQVKNMDWRARNATLICPLPTEIVDAVLQRAGTLLSREHGT from the coding sequence ATGGTGAAGCCAGACGGGTACGTCCCACAGCGCGGCGATGCGGTCTGGATTAACTTCAATCCACAAGCAGGACATGAGCAAGCTGGACGTCGCCCCGCTGTTGTGCTCTCACCGGGTGCTTATAATGGCAAGACCCATTTGGCAATACTCTGTCCAATTACCAATCAAGTGAAGGGGTATCCCTTTGAGGTCGCCATTCCTGCGGGATTGGATGTGACGGGTATTATTCTTTCAGACCAGGTCAAGAATATGGATTGGCGGGCGAGAAATGCAACGTTGATATGTCCTTTGCCCACGGAGATAGTGGATGCGGTTTTACAAAGAGCCGGAACGCTCCTATCAAGGGAACATGGAACGTGA
- a CDS encoding AbrB/MazE/SpoVT family DNA-binding domain-containing protein → MGNSLALRIPKPLAVQIGLEPNSRVELSLRGKELVIEPVKPSDLKLDDLLSQVTEHNLHGEIDTGPAVGGEIW, encoded by the coding sequence ATGGGCAATAGTTTAGCCCTGCGTATTCCCAAACCACTCGCTGTCCAGATCGGGCTTGAACCCAATTCGCGGGTCGAATTATCGCTGCGTGGTAAGGAATTGGTCATTGAACCTGTAAAGCCATCTGACTTGAAATTGGACGACCTTCTATCCCAGGTGACCGAGCACAACTTACACGGTGAAATAGATACTGGACCTGCTGTAGGCGGTGAAATATGGTGA